Proteins encoded together in one Micromonospora kangleipakensis window:
- a CDS encoding VOC family protein: MRTMYPIFRYPDARAAIDWLCTAFGFTVHAVHEAPDGSVAHAELTLDTGMIMLGERSEALPRPADDDWSVYVALDDVDTHCAHARAAGAEIVREPFDTDYGSRDYAARDLAGNVWSFGTYRP, encoded by the coding sequence ATGCGAACCATGTATCCGATCTTCAGGTACCCCGATGCCCGCGCCGCCATCGACTGGCTCTGCACCGCGTTCGGTTTCACCGTGCACGCGGTGCACGAAGCCCCGGACGGCTCGGTGGCGCACGCCGAGCTCACCCTCGACACCGGCATGATCATGCTCGGCGAGCGGTCCGAGGCGCTGCCCCGACCGGCCGACGACGACTGGTCGGTCTACGTCGCGCTCGACGACGTCGACACGCACTGCGCGCACGCCCGCGCCGCGGGCGCCGAGATCGTCCGGGAACCCTTCGACACCGACTACGGCTCCCGCGACTACGCGGCCCGGGACCTCGCCGGCAACGTCTGGTCGTTCGGCACCTACCGGCCCTGA
- the coaE gene encoding dephospho-CoA kinase: MLMVGLTGGIGSGKSAVAARLAALGAVVIDADHVAREVVAPGSAGLAEIVATFSDRVLDAHGALDRAALGAVVFADEAARRRLEAITHPRVRARTAELVAAAPSHAVVVNDVPLLVEVGLAPTYHLVVVVQTAVTTRLERLTRDRGMDRAEAERRIAAQADDARRRAAADVVLSNDGDLAELHAAVDGLWRDRLVPYEGNLRARRAIRPEQAVLTEPDPTWPEQYARLAARIRHALAPADLCIEHIGSTAVPGLAAKDVIDIQLGVPSLAEADGPLAERLADAGFPRLPGEWWDNPRRAGSGRWEKRLHGSADPGRPVHLHLRVAGSPAWRYALLMRDHLRADPDQRAAYLHLKRELVASAPDSATYGTLKDPWFDEEHLRAEEWAERTGWRP; encoded by the coding sequence GTGCTGATGGTGGGACTGACCGGTGGGATCGGGTCCGGCAAGAGCGCCGTGGCGGCCCGGCTGGCCGCGCTCGGCGCGGTGGTGATCGACGCCGACCACGTTGCCCGCGAGGTGGTCGCCCCGGGCAGCGCCGGGCTGGCCGAGATCGTCGCGACCTTCTCCGACCGGGTGCTCGACGCCCACGGCGCGCTGGACCGGGCGGCGCTGGGCGCGGTCGTCTTCGCCGACGAGGCGGCCCGCCGCCGGCTGGAGGCGATCACTCATCCCCGGGTGCGGGCGCGTACCGCCGAGCTGGTCGCCGCGGCGCCGTCGCACGCCGTCGTGGTCAACGACGTACCGCTGCTGGTGGAGGTGGGGCTCGCGCCGACGTACCACCTGGTGGTGGTCGTGCAGACGGCGGTGACCACCCGGCTGGAGCGGTTGACCCGCGATCGCGGCATGGACCGCGCGGAGGCCGAGCGGCGGATCGCCGCGCAGGCCGACGACGCCCGCCGGCGCGCGGCGGCCGACGTGGTGCTGAGCAACGACGGTGACCTGGCGGAGCTGCACGCGGCGGTGGACGGGCTGTGGCGCGACCGGCTGGTCCCCTACGAGGGGAACCTGCGGGCGCGGCGGGCGATCCGGCCGGAGCAGGCGGTGCTCACCGAGCCCGACCCGACCTGGCCCGAGCAGTACGCCCGGCTGGCCGCCCGGATCCGGCACGCGCTCGCCCCCGCCGACCTGTGCATCGAGCACATCGGCTCGACCGCCGTGCCCGGGCTCGCCGCGAAGGACGTCATCGACATCCAGCTCGGCGTGCCGTCGCTGGCCGAGGCGGACGGGCCGCTCGCCGAGCGGCTCGCGGACGCCGGCTTCCCCCGGCTGCCCGGCGAGTGGTGGGACAACCCTCGTCGGGCCGGCAGCGGACGGTGGGAGAAGCGGCTGCACGGCAGCGCGGACCCCGGCCGTCCGGTGCACCTGCACCTGCGGGTGGCCGGCTCCCCGGCCTGGCGGTACGCCCTGCTGATGCGCGACCACCTGCGCGCCGACCCGGACCAGCGGGCCGCCTACCTGCACCTCAAGCGGGAGCTGGTGGCCTCGGCCCCGGACAGCGCGACCTACGGCACGCTGAAGGACCCCTGGTTCGACGAGGAGCACCTCCGGGCCGAGGAGTGGGCCGAGCGGACCGGCTGGCGGCCCTGA
- a CDS encoding antibiotic biosynthesis monooxygenase family protein has protein sequence MVLEVALIDVTPGHEDAFAAAYVQAYPIITSTEGCRSARMTRGVESPSRFVLLVEWDSVEAHDVNFRQSEKFPQWRALIGPHFAGPPLVEHFVDVPA, from the coding sequence ATGGTTCTTGAGGTCGCACTGATCGACGTAACCCCCGGGCACGAGGACGCCTTCGCCGCCGCGTACGTGCAGGCGTACCCGATCATCACCAGCACGGAGGGCTGCCGCTCGGCCCGGATGACCCGGGGCGTCGAGTCCCCCTCCCGGTTCGTGCTGCTGGTCGAGTGGGACTCGGTCGAGGCGCACGACGTCAACTTCCGGCAGAGCGAGAAGTTCCCGCAGTGGCGCGCCCTGATCGGCCCGCACTTCGCCGGCCCGCCGCTGGTCGAGCACTTCGTCGACGTTCCGGCCTGA
- a CDS encoding SDR family oxidoreductase, which yields MTERVALVTGVSRRIGIGAAVARALAADGWRLLLTGLPGYDDAQPYGGDPDDVPALLAELGDDTRHRPADLLDPSAPAKLVAEAVRRHGRLDAVVAVHAYSTHTPLGALDAAEIDRHLLVNVRATLLLAEAFAAAHPGGQGGRLVLFSSGQRLGPMPGELAYAASKAGVENLTLQLAPLLMPNGITVNCVNPGPTDTGYADPERLAAVARLFPGGRWGTPEDAARLVRFLCSTDADWITGQVIDSEGGFQRHR from the coding sequence ATGACGGAACGGGTCGCCCTGGTCACCGGCGTGAGCCGGCGGATCGGCATCGGCGCGGCGGTCGCCCGCGCGCTCGCCGCGGACGGCTGGCGGCTGCTGCTGACCGGCCTGCCCGGGTACGACGACGCCCAGCCCTACGGCGGCGACCCGGACGACGTGCCGGCGCTCCTCGCCGAGCTGGGCGACGACACCCGCCACCGCCCCGCCGACCTGCTCGACCCGTCGGCGCCGGCGAAGCTGGTCGCCGAGGCGGTCCGCCGGCACGGCCGCCTCGACGCGGTGGTGGCGGTGCACGCCTACTCCACGCACACCCCGCTCGGTGCGCTCGACGCCGCCGAGATCGACCGGCACCTGCTGGTCAACGTCCGGGCGACGCTGCTGCTCGCGGAGGCGTTCGCCGCCGCCCACCCGGGCGGGCAGGGCGGACGGCTGGTGCTCTTCTCCAGCGGCCAGCGGCTCGGCCCGATGCCCGGCGAGCTGGCGTACGCCGCCAGCAAGGCCGGCGTGGAGAACCTCACGCTCCAGCTCGCCCCGCTGCTGATGCCCAACGGCATCACGGTCAACTGCGTCAACCCCGGCCCGACCGACACCGGCTACGCCGACCCGGAACGACTGGCCGCAGTGGCCCGGCTCTTCCCGGGTGGCCGCTGGGGCACCCCGGAGGACGCCGCCCGGCTGGTCCGTTTCCTCTGCTCCACCGACGCCGACTGGATCACCGGCCAGGTGATCGACTCCGAGGGCGGCTTCCAGCGCCACCGGTGA
- the pnuC gene encoding nicotinamide riboside transporter PnuC: MLDWLTGTAFTVAGTGTTWAELLGFATGVVNVWLVARQHIANWPIGIANVLLLMLLFWTAGLYADAGLQVVYVVLGAYGWWHWLFGGERRSRLAVARTGRREWWALGVGGVLLTAGLWALLDRATDSTVPLADALTTALSLLATYGQTRKLVESWWLWIVADLIYIPLYAYKGLWLTAGLYLIFLALCVVGLRAWRADLRDRSAATPVPPGPAPVAA, encoded by the coding sequence ATGCTCGACTGGCTGACCGGTACGGCGTTCACGGTGGCGGGGACCGGCACCACCTGGGCGGAGCTGCTCGGCTTCGCCACCGGCGTGGTCAACGTCTGGCTCGTCGCCCGGCAGCACATCGCGAACTGGCCGATCGGCATCGCCAACGTGCTGCTGCTCATGCTGCTCTTCTGGACCGCCGGCCTCTACGCCGACGCCGGCCTCCAGGTCGTCTACGTGGTCCTCGGCGCGTACGGCTGGTGGCACTGGCTCTTCGGCGGGGAGCGGCGCAGCCGGCTCGCCGTGGCCCGCACCGGGCGGCGGGAGTGGTGGGCCCTCGGGGTCGGCGGGGTGCTGCTCACCGCCGGGCTCTGGGCGCTGCTGGACCGGGCCACCGACTCGACGGTGCCGTTGGCCGACGCGCTGACCACCGCGCTCTCGCTGCTCGCCACGTACGGGCAGACCCGCAAGCTGGTGGAGAGCTGGTGGCTGTGGATCGTGGCCGACCTGATCTACATCCCGCTCTACGCGTACAAGGGGCTCTGGCTGACCGCCGGGCTCTACCTGATCTTCCTGGCCCTCTGCGTGGTGGGGTTGCGGGCCTGGCGGGCCGACCTGCGCGATCGGTCGGCGGCGACCCCGGTGCCGCCCGGCCCGGCCCCGGTGGCCG
- a CDS encoding helix-turn-helix domain-containing protein, protein MPLSASPVIRRVRLGAELRRLRHRESLTLEQVCGRLGWASTSKLSRIELGQSRPDLADVLDLFDVYAVPPGQREALIVIARDAATGRGWSKALGEMGERQRAYAELEAGVARLVEYQPAVVPGLLQTPAYARLRVSAGALLDDEVDVEADLRARLARQEVLRRADPPEYTALLDERVCDRGGTPVEVWREQLRHLVTLADRPNVTIRLVARDAAPHGDVQPLTGFSHYAFPDPADPRTVLVETLTTDLRLVTETDVARYERLVEWLLAVALPAEETAALLARQAELPVVPRPRAAPDGPLPDVR, encoded by the coding sequence ATGCCGTTGTCAGCAAGTCCTGTCATCCGGCGGGTGCGGCTCGGCGCCGAGCTGCGCCGGCTGCGCCACCGGGAGTCGCTCACCCTGGAGCAGGTCTGCGGCCGGCTCGGCTGGGCGTCCACGTCCAAGTTGTCCCGCATCGAGCTGGGCCAGAGCCGGCCGGATCTGGCCGACGTGCTCGACCTGTTCGACGTCTACGCGGTGCCGCCGGGCCAGCGGGAAGCGCTCATCGTCATCGCCCGGGACGCGGCGACCGGCCGCGGCTGGTCGAAAGCGCTGGGCGAGATGGGGGAGCGGCAGCGGGCGTACGCGGAGTTGGAGGCGGGCGTCGCCCGTCTCGTCGAGTACCAGCCCGCCGTGGTGCCCGGCCTGCTCCAGACCCCGGCGTACGCGCGCCTGCGGGTGTCCGCCGGTGCGCTGCTCGACGACGAGGTGGACGTCGAGGCCGACCTGCGGGCCCGGCTTGCGCGGCAGGAGGTGCTGCGCCGGGCGGATCCACCCGAGTACACGGCGCTGCTCGACGAGCGGGTCTGTGATCGTGGCGGCACGCCGGTCGAGGTCTGGCGGGAGCAGCTGCGGCACCTGGTGACCCTCGCCGACCGGCCGAACGTCACCATCCGGCTGGTGGCGCGGGACGCGGCGCCGCACGGCGACGTCCAGCCGTTGACGGGGTTCTCGCACTACGCGTTCCCCGATCCGGCCGATCCCCGGACGGTGCTGGTGGAGACGCTCACCACCGATCTGCGCCTGGTCACCGAGACCGACGTGGCCCGGTACGAGCGGCTGGTCGAGTGGTTGCTCGCGGTCGCACTGCCGGCCGAGGAGACGGCGGCGCTGCTGGCCCGTCAGGCGGAGCTGCCCGTGGTGCCGCGCCCCCGCGCCGCGCCGGACGGTCCGCTGCCGGACGTCCGCTGA
- the uvrB gene encoding excinuclease ABC subunit UvrB — protein MALDIPRLDGRFQVVSEFQPAGDQPAAIDDLERRVRRGDRNTVLLGATGTGKSATTAWLVERLQRPTLVLAPNKTLCAQLAKEFSELLPHNAVEYFVSYYDYYQPEAYIPQTDTYIEKDSSINEEVERLRHKATMSLLTRRDTIVVATVSAIYGLGTPEEYLERAVRVRVGQEIERDKLLRRLVDIQYTRNDMAFQRGTFRVRGDTLEIIPAYEELALRIEFFGDEVEKLYYLNPLTGDVVREVDHLLIFPATHYAAGPERMERATRDIEAELAERLAELERQGKLLEAQRLRMRTTYDLEMMRQVGFCSGIENYSMHIDGRLPGSPPHCLLDYFPDDFLTVVDESHVTIPQIGGMYEGDASRKRMLIDHGFRLPSAADNRPLRFDEFLERVGQMVFLSATPGPWELEQAQGEFVEQVIRPTGLIDPEVIVKPTKGQIDDLMHEIKLRTERDERVLVTTLTKKMAEDLSDYLLENGIRVRYLHSEVDTLRRVELLRELRKGDYDVLVGINLLREGLDLPEVSLVAILDADKEGFLRSGRSLIQTIGRAARNVSGQVHMYADKITPSMAGAIEETNRRRAKQIAHNAAHGISPEPLRKKIHDILDDIYREAEDTENSRVGGAARQLSRGKAPVKETRSRSRAGGAAPSREGMARADLANLIQELNDQMLAAARELQFELAARIRDEVADLKKELRGMDAAGVR, from the coding sequence ATGGCGCTCGACATTCCCCGGCTCGACGGCCGTTTCCAGGTCGTCAGCGAGTTCCAGCCGGCCGGCGACCAGCCGGCAGCCATCGACGATCTTGAGCGTCGGGTCCGACGCGGCGACCGCAACACGGTGCTCCTCGGCGCGACCGGCACCGGCAAGAGCGCCACCACCGCGTGGCTGGTCGAGCGGCTGCAACGGCCGACCCTGGTGCTCGCGCCCAACAAGACCCTCTGCGCCCAGCTGGCCAAGGAGTTCAGCGAGCTGCTCCCGCACAACGCGGTGGAGTACTTCGTCTCCTACTACGACTACTACCAGCCCGAGGCGTACATCCCGCAGACCGACACCTACATCGAGAAGGACTCCTCGATCAACGAGGAGGTCGAGCGGCTGCGCCACAAGGCCACCATGTCGCTGCTCACCCGGCGCGACACGATCGTGGTCGCCACGGTCTCGGCGATCTACGGGCTGGGCACCCCGGAGGAGTACCTCGAGCGCGCCGTCCGGGTCCGCGTCGGTCAGGAGATCGAGCGGGACAAGCTGCTGCGCCGGCTGGTCGACATCCAGTACACCCGCAACGACATGGCCTTCCAGCGGGGCACCTTCCGGGTCCGCGGCGACACGCTGGAGATCATCCCGGCGTACGAGGAGCTGGCGCTGCGGATCGAGTTCTTCGGCGACGAGGTGGAGAAGCTCTACTACCTCAACCCGCTCACCGGCGACGTGGTCCGGGAGGTCGACCACCTGCTGATCTTCCCGGCCACCCACTACGCGGCCGGCCCGGAGCGGATGGAGCGGGCGACCCGCGACATCGAGGCCGAGCTCGCCGAGCGGCTGGCCGAGCTGGAGCGGCAGGGCAAGCTGCTGGAGGCGCAGCGGCTGCGGATGCGCACCACCTACGACCTCGAGATGATGCGCCAGGTCGGCTTCTGCTCCGGCATCGAGAACTACTCCATGCACATCGACGGCCGGCTGCCCGGCAGCCCGCCGCACTGCCTGCTCGACTATTTCCCGGACGACTTCCTCACCGTGGTCGACGAGTCGCACGTGACCATCCCGCAGATCGGCGGCATGTACGAGGGCGACGCGTCCCGCAAGCGGATGCTCATCGACCACGGCTTCCGACTGCCGAGCGCCGCCGACAACCGGCCGCTGCGCTTCGACGAGTTCCTGGAGCGGGTCGGCCAGATGGTCTTCCTCTCCGCCACCCCCGGTCCGTGGGAGCTGGAGCAGGCCCAGGGTGAGTTCGTCGAGCAGGTCATCCGCCCGACCGGCCTGATCGACCCCGAGGTCATCGTGAAGCCCACCAAGGGTCAGATCGACGACCTGATGCACGAGATCAAGCTGCGCACCGAGCGGGACGAGCGGGTGCTGGTCACCACGCTGACCAAGAAGATGGCCGAGGACCTCTCGGACTACCTCCTGGAGAACGGCATCCGGGTGCGTTACCTGCACTCCGAGGTCGACACGCTGCGCCGGGTCGAGCTGCTGCGCGAGCTGCGCAAGGGCGACTACGACGTCCTGGTCGGCATCAACCTGCTGCGCGAGGGCCTCGACCTGCCCGAGGTGTCGCTGGTCGCGATCCTCGACGCGGACAAGGAGGGCTTCCTGCGCAGCGGACGGTCGCTGATCCAGACCATCGGCCGGGCCGCGCGTAACGTCAGCGGCCAGGTGCACATGTACGCCGACAAGATCACCCCGTCGATGGCGGGCGCGATCGAGGAGACGAACCGGCGGCGGGCCAAGCAGATCGCGCACAACGCGGCGCACGGGATCAGCCCCGAGCCGCTGCGTAAGAAGATCCACGACATCCTCGACGACATCTACCGCGAGGCCGAGGACACCGAGAACAGCCGGGTCGGCGGCGCGGCGCGACAGCTCTCCCGGGGCAAGGCGCCGGTCAAGGAGACCCGCAGCCGCAGTCGGGCCGGCGGCGCCGCCCCCTCGCGGGAGGGGATGGCCCGGGCCGACCTGGCCAACCTCATCCAGGAGCTCAACGACCAGATGCTGGCCGCTGCGCGCGAGCTGCAGTTCGAGCTGGCGGCCCGGATCCGCGACGAGGTCGCCGATCTCAAGAAGGAGCTGCGGGGGATGGACGCCGCCGGCGTGAGGTGA
- a CDS encoding helix-turn-helix domain-containing protein, whose protein sequence is MGTFEVVVGRPDVRLRPFVDRYVGYRERAELPLVRRQAAGAFVVLILGWGAPLDVVDPRCVERGAHQVDSFVAGTFDAYCLTRTIGVGTGVELLLAPLAARRILGVPLGELANRAVAVERFPGGWLDRLRCRLAETPDWPGRFRLLDAAVAARLAAAEPVDPRLEWAWRRLAGSAGRVGVGPLAEELGWSRRHLATVFRREAGLAPKTTARLLRFAGAHAALTGDRPAGEGAPAGAAELAVRYGYYDQSHLIREFREFAGATPASLARSHSSNPG, encoded by the coding sequence ATGGGCACGTTCGAGGTCGTCGTCGGTCGTCCCGACGTCCGGCTGCGGCCGTTCGTCGACCGGTACGTCGGCTACCGCGAGCGGGCGGAGCTGCCGCTGGTGCGCCGCCAGGCGGCGGGCGCCTTCGTGGTGCTCATCCTCGGCTGGGGCGCGCCGCTGGACGTGGTCGACCCGCGGTGCGTCGAGCGCGGCGCTCATCAGGTGGACTCCTTCGTGGCCGGCACGTTCGACGCGTACTGCCTGACCCGCACGATCGGGGTGGGCACCGGGGTGGAGCTCCTGCTGGCGCCGTTGGCGGCCCGCCGGATCCTCGGCGTGCCCCTAGGCGAACTGGCCAACCGGGCGGTGGCGGTGGAGCGGTTCCCCGGCGGGTGGCTCGACCGGCTCCGGTGCCGGCTCGCCGAGACACCCGACTGGCCTGGGCGGTTCCGCCTGCTCGACGCCGCCGTGGCCGCCCGGCTGGCCGCCGCCGAGCCGGTCGATCCCCGACTGGAGTGGGCGTGGCGACGGCTGGCCGGCAGCGCCGGGCGGGTGGGTGTCGGCCCGCTCGCCGAGGAGCTCGGCTGGAGCCGCCGCCACCTGGCCACCGTGTTCCGGCGCGAGGCGGGGCTGGCCCCGAAGACCACCGCCCGGCTGCTCCGGTTCGCGGGGGCACATGCGGCGCTGACCGGCGATCGGCCGGCGGGCGAGGGCGCCCCGGCCGGCGCGGCCGAGCTGGCCGTCCGCTACGGCTACTACGACCAGTCGCACCTGATCCGGGAGTTCCGCGAGTTCGCCGGGGCGACGCCGGCCAGCCTCGCCAGGTCACATTCGTCCAATCCGGGGTGA